In a single window of the Paenibacillus sp. MMS20-IR301 genome:
- a CDS encoding RsfA family transcriptional regulator yields MTAVRQDAWSAEDDLILAEVTLRHIREGSTQLAAFEEVGEKIGRTSAACGFRWNSCVRKSYEDAIGIAKGQRQKRSYLKKQPASRGAQVAGLILGDIEEEYGRAEGLSENSLSVDAVIRFLRQWKGSIQEAGRQLKMLERDLREKEDELTELRAENERLSKEVNLAQSDYRVVNDDYKALIQIMDRARRLAFLNEEEEEMKTRFKMDANGNLERIE; encoded by the coding sequence ATGACAGCCGTTAGACAGGATGCTTGGAGTGCGGAAGATGATCTGATATTGGCAGAAGTAACGCTGCGTCATATCCGTGAAGGCAGTACACAGCTTGCTGCTTTCGAAGAGGTAGGTGAGAAGATCGGCAGAACTTCGGCTGCCTGCGGTTTCCGCTGGAACAGCTGCGTGCGCAAGAGTTACGAGGATGCGATCGGAATTGCCAAAGGCCAGCGGCAGAAGCGGAGTTATTTGAAAAAACAGCCTGCATCCCGGGGGGCGCAGGTAGCCGGGCTGATTCTTGGAGACATTGAAGAGGAATACGGGCGTGCTGAAGGGTTGAGCGAGAACAGCTTATCCGTTGATGCTGTAATCCGGTTTCTCCGGCAATGGAAAGGATCCATTCAGGAGGCTGGCCGCCAGCTGAAGATGCTGGAGCGGGATTTGCGTGAGAAGGAAGATGAATTAACTGAGCTTAGGGCGGAGAATGAACGGTTATCCAAGGAAGTTAATCTCGCCCAGAGTGATTACCGTGTTGTCAATGATGATTACAAGGCGCTGATCCAGATCATGGACCGGGCCCGCAGACTTGCTTTTCTCAATGAAGAGGAAGAGGAAATGAAGACCCGGTTCAAGATGGATGCGAATGGCAATCTGGAACGGATCGAATAG
- a CDS encoding DUF3397 domain-containing protein, with the protein MEFLRNSFGVFSVIPIVPFLIVYFAGIGLKIEKRKIFLLAMDVTTLFLLMSVSGLFNIVFDSTFGFYLILLIVLISAGLIGGAQNRLKGKVDGKRLFRAVWRLAFFFLGVSYVLFMVIGLIQYISQAM; encoded by the coding sequence TTGGAATTTCTGCGGAATTCGTTCGGCGTCTTTAGCGTTATTCCGATTGTTCCTTTTTTAATTGTATATTTTGCGGGTATCGGTCTCAAAATAGAGAAAAGGAAAATATTTTTACTTGCAATGGATGTAACTACATTATTTTTACTGATGTCGGTGTCCGGTCTGTTTAATATCGTATTTGATTCGACTTTCGGGTTCTATCTTATACTACTTATTGTATTAATATCCGCCGGACTGATTGGCGGTGCGCAAAACCGGCTCAAAGGAAAGGTTGACGGAAAACGGTTATTCCGGGCAGTTTGGCGTCTTGCGTTCTTCTTTTTGGGTGTAAGTTACGTATTATTTATGGTTATAGGCCTCATACAATACATATCACAAGCGATGTAA
- a CDS encoding 2-dehydropantoate 2-reductase: protein MKFDIIGAGSLGLLLAGMLAGTGAEVRVWCRSRQQCVELARSGITVSYEDGSAAVSVPGSSFKAETVEHYAQAQLADPGDWTLLTVKQKVVHGEFKALLSPLKHCRLNMVCFQNGWGHLDLLQELLPASAVWAAVTTEAAKRKTLTEVIHAGRGELCIGRSSQFTADGGLDGQNSFNENAFSFVQALAAAGFNASLSKEVDTIIYRKLLINAVINPLTAIWRVPNGELLASSERVQIMKALYTEAVQVYDASDISYDPHTWEAILEVCRATAGNISSMLADVLASRETEISWINGSIVNMGLRRGLEVPLHRWICGLVDGMTVRER from the coding sequence ATGAAGTTCGATATTATTGGTGCCGGATCATTAGGCTTGCTTCTTGCCGGAATGCTAGCAGGTACAGGAGCGGAAGTCAGAGTGTGGTGCCGGAGCCGGCAGCAATGCGTGGAACTGGCCCGCAGCGGCATAACGGTCAGCTATGAAGATGGCAGCGCGGCTGTATCTGTGCCGGGCAGCAGCTTCAAAGCTGAGACTGTGGAGCATTATGCGCAGGCGCAACTGGCCGATCCAGGTGACTGGACACTGCTGACGGTCAAGCAAAAGGTGGTGCACGGGGAATTCAAAGCGCTTCTGTCTCCATTGAAGCACTGCAGGCTGAACATGGTTTGTTTTCAGAACGGCTGGGGACATCTGGACTTGCTCCAGGAGCTGCTTCCAGCGTCTGCAGTATGGGCGGCTGTAACCACAGAAGCAGCCAAAAGAAAAACATTAACAGAGGTTATTCATGCTGGCAGAGGAGAGCTATGTATAGGAAGAAGCAGCCAGTTTACAGCAGATGGGGGGCTGGATGGGCAGAATTCCTTTAATGAAAACGCATTTAGTTTCGTTCAGGCGCTTGCCGCAGCAGGATTTAACGCCTCTCTGTCGAAAGAAGTGGATACCATCATTTACCGGAAGCTCTTAATCAATGCTGTTATTAATCCTCTAACCGCAATCTGGCGGGTCCCAAACGGCGAATTATTGGCATCATCAGAGCGTGTGCAGATTATGAAGGCGCTGTATACAGAGGCAGTACAAGTATACGATGCCAGCGATATCTCTTATGATCCGCATACCTGGGAGGCTATTCTGGAGGTTTGCCGGGCTACAGCGGGCAATATTTCTTCGATGCTGGCCGATGTGCTGGCCTCAAGGGAAACAGAAATCAGCTGGATTAACGGAAGCATTGTAAATATGGGGCTGCGGCGGGGGCTTGAGGTTCCGCTGCACCGCTGGATTTGCGGTCTGGTAGACGGCATGACTGTGAGGGAGAGGTGA
- a CDS encoding extracellular solute-binding protein: protein MLRRKNYWLLFAVLLLSLTSLSPSMELDTDDRGYPPRQPLDQSERPPSGEQGDNQSLSIRVSLSTGEFNVLKRISSNYTLSSGVNVLLTNVDTETGAAQLQEELTVGESPDIVMLDGHSIYDLASRGYLLPVDIYQSVPGSTPLTMLLPQMQWNGYDWGVPLDIDPYVLVYSPQRLAELGLAAAPSSLEEWRELLGRLQAEEAGGSYLLAMDTRNPYGYAAVLQSMGGGLLDTTQEEALWTEAARGFFYLTSRFNGEIWDMLQDGKLAVAAVPLSEWKVHGNSTLAVQAPQEREGARIDETVNSRFLALPAQSGSPEAAVKWLAYVTSSSAQLEWLENTDRLPALDELYRSGLPQITRLPFDYGVFLRDEDTPGSEPGGIWSRSAAAAMLLLTGKVDAAGYEAALAGTSE from the coding sequence GTGCTGAGACGCAAAAACTATTGGCTGCTGTTTGCCGTTCTGCTGCTGTCGCTGACAAGCTTGTCGCCCAGCATGGAGCTGGATACGGATGACCGGGGCTATCCCCCCAGACAGCCTCTGGACCAATCGGAGCGTCCCCCATCCGGTGAGCAGGGGGATAACCAAAGCCTGAGCATCCGCGTATCGCTCAGCACCGGTGAATTCAATGTGCTGAAACGGATCAGCAGCAATTATACGTTGTCCAGCGGAGTGAATGTGCTGCTTACAAATGTGGATACCGAAACAGGCGCGGCCCAGCTGCAGGAGGAGCTGACTGTCGGGGAAAGCCCGGATATTGTGATGCTGGACGGCCACAGCATTTATGATCTGGCCTCGCGCGGGTATCTGCTGCCTGTAGATATCTATCAGAGTGTTCCTGGAAGTACGCCGCTGACGATGCTGCTCCCGCAGATGCAATGGAACGGATATGATTGGGGAGTTCCGCTGGATATTGATCCCTATGTGCTGGTATATTCACCGCAGCGGCTTGCCGAGCTGGGGCTTGCAGCAGCGCCTTCCAGTCTGGAAGAGTGGAGAGAGCTGCTCGGGCGGCTGCAGGCTGAGGAAGCAGGGGGCAGCTATCTGCTGGCAATGGATACAAGGAATCCGTACGGATATGCTGCTGTACTGCAAAGTATGGGCGGCGGATTGCTGGACACTACACAGGAAGAGGCGCTTTGGACAGAGGCTGCGCGGGGATTCTTTTATCTGACCAGCCGCTTCAACGGGGAGATATGGGACATGCTGCAGGACGGCAAGCTGGCAGTAGCTGCGGTGCCGCTCTCCGAATGGAAGGTGCACGGGAATTCGACGCTGGCTGTGCAGGCGCCGCAGGAACGGGAGGGAGCGAGGATTGATGAAACGGTCAACAGCCGTTTTCTTGCACTGCCGGCCCAATCCGGGAGTCCGGAAGCAGCAGTTAAATGGCTCGCTTATGTGACTTCCAGCTCGGCGCAGCTGGAATGGCTGGAGAATACGGACCGCCTCCCGGCACTGGATGAGCTGTACCGCTCGGGCCTGCCGCAAATTACCCGGCTTCCGTTTGATTACGGAGTATTCCTGAGAGACGAAGATACCCCCGGGAGTGAACCCGGAGGTATCTGGAGCCGGTCAGCGGCAGCGGCAATGCTGCTGCTGACCGGCAAAGTGGATGCCGCCGGCTATGAAGCAGCCCTTGCCGGGACATCAGAATGA
- a CDS encoding DUF2626 domain-containing protein, producing the protein MDRMFRVLGFFTLVIGLMAFAGDLTEMALLFFLQTAFFVILGYMKFTEKTYILLFWGYMILTFTGFSYWTVFQMGLPL; encoded by the coding sequence TTGGACCGCATGTTTCGCGTATTGGGATTTTTCACACTTGTCATCGGACTTATGGCTTTTGCCGGTGACCTTACGGAAATGGCCCTGCTTTTCTTTTTGCAGACCGCATTTTTTGTGATCCTTGGCTACATGAAATTCACCGAGAAAACTTACATTCTGCTCTTCTGGGGTTATATGATCCTGACTTTTACCGGCTTCAGTTATTGGACGGTCTTCCAGATGGGCTTGCCGCTGTAA